One Cupriavidus necator N-1 DNA window includes the following coding sequences:
- the phbB gene encoding acetoacetyl-CoA reductase yields the protein MTKRIALVTGGMGGLGEAISLRLHDAGYNVVVTHTPGNPNVNNWLAIMEAAGRNFRAYAMDVADYDACQATVAKILAEVGQVDILVNNAGITRDMAFKKMDKVNWDAVIRTNLDSVFNVTKPLCEGMVERGWGRIINISSINGSKGAFGQTNYAAAKAGMYGFTKSLALEVARKGVTVNTISPGYLATKMVTAVPQEVMDTKILPQIPVGRLGKPEEVAALVAYLCSEDAAYVTGSNIAINGGQHMQ from the coding sequence ATGACGAAACGCATTGCATTGGTGACTGGCGGTATGGGCGGTTTGGGGGAGGCCATCAGCCTCAGGCTGCATGACGCTGGCTATAACGTGGTCGTGACGCATACGCCAGGCAACCCGAATGTGAACAACTGGCTCGCCATTATGGAAGCTGCCGGCCGCAATTTCCGTGCGTACGCGATGGACGTTGCGGACTATGATGCCTGCCAGGCAACGGTGGCAAAGATTCTTGCCGAGGTCGGGCAGGTCGACATCCTGGTGAATAACGCCGGCATTACCCGCGACATGGCCTTCAAGAAGATGGACAAGGTCAACTGGGACGCTGTGATTCGCACCAACCTGGATTCGGTGTTCAACGTGACCAAGCCTCTGTGCGAAGGCATGGTGGAGCGGGGCTGGGGGCGCATCATCAATATCTCGTCCATTAATGGTTCGAAGGGTGCGTTCGGGCAAACCAACTATGCGGCCGCGAAGGCGGGTATGTACGGGTTCACGAAGTCGCTTGCGCTGGAGGTGGCTCGCAAGGGGGTGACGGTCAACACGATCTCTCCGGGTTACCTGGCGACCAAGATGGTCACCGCTGTGCCGCAGGAGGTCATGGATACAAAGATCCTGCCTCAGATTCCGGTGGGGCGCCTTGGCAAGCCCGAGGAAGTGGCAGCCCTGGTTGCCTATCTGTGCTCCGAGGATGCGGCCTACGTGACCGGATCCAATATTGCGATCAACGGCGGGCAGCACATGCAATAA
- a CDS encoding XRE family transcriptional regulator: MFRFEYGTTNVYALLGFEDAEEIPLKAEIVKDMTACMRAAGISLSEAAAMLGTLQSDLALVLCGKFQDIGADELRGWLARLTSRSW; this comes from the coding sequence GTGTTTCGATTCGAGTATGGGACGACCAATGTCTACGCACTGCTTGGCTTCGAGGACGCCGAGGAAATTCCGTTGAAAGCGGAAATCGTGAAGGACATGACGGCATGTATGAGAGCCGCAGGCATTAGCTTGTCCGAGGCTGCAGCCATGCTGGGGACGCTTCAGTCGGATCTCGCCCTGGTTCTCTGCGGTAAGTTTCAAGACATCGGCGCAGATGAGTTGCGCGGTTGGCTCGCACGCCTTACCTCCCGGTCGTGGTGA
- a CDS encoding phasin family protein: MVLTQEQILAVHQSNLESLCSLTSKAIEGYEKLVELNMQVAKTALTKNLDGVRRALSAKEPREFLEVHVSLVQPAGEKAMAYARHVYEITSETQKELAKVAKAMLTEGSQKLRESVDNLAKNAPAGTESAVAIVKSAIAAADNAYESVEKAAAQAVEIAESNIQAVATVATNAVQQVGVTARAASKNTSASA, from the coding sequence GTGGTCCTTACTCAAGAACAAATTCTGGCGGTACATCAATCCAACCTCGAATCCCTGTGCAGCCTGACATCCAAGGCCATCGAGGGCTATGAGAAGCTCGTTGAGCTGAATATGCAGGTTGCGAAAACGGCTCTGACGAAAAATCTGGACGGCGTCAGGCGCGCGCTCTCTGCCAAAGAGCCGCGGGAATTTCTGGAGGTTCACGTGTCGCTGGTGCAGCCGGCTGGCGAGAAGGCCATGGCATACGCCCGCCACGTCTATGAAATCACGTCGGAAACACAGAAAGAGCTCGCCAAAGTGGCAAAGGCCATGCTGACTGAGGGCTCACAGAAACTGCGAGAGAGTGTCGACAACCTCGCCAAGAATGCGCCGGCCGGCACGGAATCGGCCGTGGCGATCGTGAAGTCGGCTATTGCCGCCGCCGACAATGCCTACGAGTCGGTGGAGAAGGCCGCGGCGCAGGCCGTGGAAATTGCTGAATCCAATATCCAGGCCGTCGCCACCGTGGCAACGAATGCCGTACAGCAGGTCGGCGTGACGGCTCGTGCCGCCTCGAAGAATACTTCGGCTTCCGCCTGA